Within the Opitutaceae bacterium TAV5 genome, the region CGGCCTCACCGACATTAGGTGGCAGGCTCTACGGTTTCAGACTTCCTTCTATCACACATCACCACCATGCCCGACGCATCCACGCCTGTCATCATCTACACCAAAACCGACGAAGCTCCCGCGCTCGCCACTTATTCGCTCCTGCCGATCATCCAAGCGTTTACGAAACACTCCGGCATCTCCGTCGAGCCCCGCGACATCTCGCTCGCCGGCCGCATCCTCGCCGCCTTCGCCGACCTCCTCCCGCCCTCGCAAAAGACCCATGACGCCCTCGCCGAGCTCGGCGCCCTCACCCTCAAGCCCGAGGCCAACATCATCAAGCTCCCCAACATCAGCGCCTCCGTCCCGCAACTGAAGTCCGCCATCGCCGAACTCCAGGCCAAAGGCTACGCGCTCCCCGACTATCCCGAATCCCCCAAAAACGACGCCGAAAAGGACGCCAAGGCCCGCTACGACCGCATCAAGGGCAGCGCCGTCAACCCCGTCCTCCGCGAAGGCAACTCCGATCGCCGCGCCCCCAAGGCCGTCAAGGACTACGCCCGCAAGCACCCGCACTCCATGGGCGCCTGGTCTCCCGACTCGAAAACCACCGTCGGCACCATGGGCAGGGACGATTTCTACTCCAACGAGAAGTCCGTGACCGTCCCCGCCGCCACCGACGTGAAGATCGAGTTCACCGGCGCCGACGGCTCGACCAAAGTCCTCAAGGCCAGCACCCCGCTCAAGGCCGGTGAAATCATCGACGCCACCGTCCTCCGCAAAAAAGCCCTCGTCGCCTTCATCGAACAACAGATCGCCCGCGCCAAGGCCGACGGCGTCCTTTTCTCCGTCCACCTCAAGGCCACCATGATGAAGGTCTCCGACCCGATCATTTTCGGCCACGTCGTCCGCGTCTTTTTCAAAGACCTCCTGGCCGCCCACGCCGCCACCTTCGCCGAACTCGGCGTCGACCTGAACAACGGCTTCGGCGACCTCGTCGCCAAACTCGAAAAACTGCCCGCCGACAAAAAAGCCGCCATCGAGGCCGACATCGCCGCCGCCTGTGCCGCCGGCCCGGCCCTCGCCATGGTCAACTCCGACAAGGGCATCACCAATCTCCACGTCCCCAGCGACGTCATCGTGGACGCCTCCATGCCCGCCATGATCCGCACTTCCGGCCAGATGTGGAATGCCGCCGGCAAGCCGCAGGACACCCTCGCGGTCATCCCCGACAGCAGCTACGCCGGTGTTTACCAGACCACCATCGACTTCTGCAAAAAGCACGGCGCCTTCGACCCGCGCACCATGGGCAGCGTGCCCAACGTCGGCCTCATGGCCCAGGCCGCCGAAGAGTACGGCTCGCACAACAAGACCTTCGAAATCCCGGCCAACGGCACCGTCCGCGTCATCGATTCCTCGGGCAAGATCCTCCTCGAACACGCCGTGGAGGAAGGCGAC harbors:
- a CDS encoding isocitrate dehydrogenase (NADP-specific, catalyzes the formation of 2-oxoglutarate from isocitrate or oxalosuccinate), producing MPDASTPVIIYTKTDEAPALATYSLLPIIQAFTKHSGISVEPRDISLAGRILAAFADLLPPSQKTHDALAELGALTLKPEANIIKLPNISASVPQLKSAIAELQAKGYALPDYPESPKNDAEKDAKARYDRIKGSAVNPVLREGNSDRRAPKAVKDYARKHPHSMGAWSPDSKTTVGTMGRDDFYSNEKSVTVPAATDVKIEFTGADGSTKVLKASTPLKAGEIIDATVLRKKALVAFIEQQIARAKADGVLFSVHLKATMMKVSDPIIFGHVVRVFFKDLLAAHAATFAELGVDLNNGFGDLVAKLEKLPADKKAAIEADIAAACAAGPALAMVNSDKGITNLHVPSDVIVDASMPAMIRTSGQMWNAAGKPQDTLAVIPDSSYAGVYQTTIDFCKKHGAFDPRTMGSVPNVGLMAQAAEEYGSHNKTFEIPANGTVRVIDSSGKILLEHAVEEGDIWRACQTKDAPVQDWVKLAVKRARLSATPAIFWLDENRAHDAQVIAKVKTYLKDHDTTGLDIRILPPAAATQATLERLKAGQDTISVTGNVLRDYLTDLFPILEVGTSAKMLSIVPLMNGGGLFETGAGGSAPKHVQQFNEENFLRWDSLGEFFALAASFEHVAETSGHAGARILAGTLDEANGKFLENDKSPARKVGAGIDNRGSHFYLALYWAQALATQTKDAGLQALFTPIAEKLAANEKQIVAELSAVQGKPADIGGYYQPDEQKASAALRPSATFNEILAAL